A window of Staphylococcus sp. 17KM0847 contains these coding sequences:
- a CDS encoding helix-turn-helix domain-containing protein — translation MEVCPYIEETFKILGRSWNGLILHYLSKCPENRAHFSDIKRDLKPITNRALSLKLAELADAQFLVKEIISENPPSVCYYLTEKGATLAHALEPLEDWAHHYMELPDHS, via the coding sequence ATGGAAGTTTGTCCATATATTGAGGAAACATTTAAAATTTTAGGACGTAGCTGGAATGGTTTGATTTTACATTATTTATCAAAATGTCCGGAAAATCGAGCGCATTTTTCTGATATTAAACGAGATCTTAAACCTATAACAAATCGTGCGTTATCTTTAAAATTGGCTGAGTTAGCTGATGCACAATTTTTAGTGAAAGAGATTATATCAGAAAATCCCCCGTCTGTTTGTTACTATTTAACAGAAAAAGGTGCGACTTTAGCACACGCACTCGAACCACTAGAAGATTGGGCACATCATTACATGGAATTACCTGATCATTCATAG
- a CDS encoding UDP-N-acetylglucosamine 1-carboxyvinyltransferase, protein MAQEVIKIRGGQKLKGKVEISGAKNSSVAIIPAALMAESPVTLDGLPKISDVETLVSLLEDLNIHTHLEETTLSIDPTHIENAPLPNNKVESLRASYYMMGAMLGRFKKCVIGLPGGCPLGPRPIDQHIKGFKALGAKIDESNETSMKLEAERLIGTNIYLDIVSVGATINIMLAATRAEGQTLIENAAKEPEVVDVANFLNSMGAKITGAGTSTIKITGVAHLSGSRHAIIPDRIEAGTYMCIAAASGEELYIDNIIPEHVEPLTVKLKELGVTVKTGDDYMIVKSSAPYQNVDIKTLVYPGFATDLQQPITPLLFLAQGPSFVTETIYPERFKHVPELQNMNAAITADQGTATIKPSQLTGADVYASDLRAGACLIIAGLIADGVTTIYNVRHIYRGYSNIVNTLKSLGADIWTEYVD, encoded by the coding sequence ATGGCACAAGAAGTGATTAAAATAAGAGGTGGCCAAAAGTTAAAGGGTAAGGTTGAAATCAGTGGTGCCAAAAATAGTTCTGTTGCAATCATTCCAGCAGCATTAATGGCTGAATCTCCTGTGACATTAGATGGTTTACCCAAAATCTCTGATGTTGAGACGTTAGTCAGCTTGCTTGAGGACTTAAACATTCATACCCATTTAGAAGAGACAACTTTAAGTATTGATCCAACACATATTGAAAATGCCCCTTTACCTAATAATAAAGTGGAATCTTTACGTGCTTCGTATTATATGATGGGCGCAATGCTTGGTCGATTTAAGAAGTGTGTTATTGGCTTACCGGGTGGTTGTCCATTAGGTCCGAGACCGATTGACCAACATATTAAAGGTTTCAAAGCACTAGGTGCAAAAATCGACGAATCCAATGAAACATCAATGAAATTAGAAGCGGAACGTTTGATAGGAACAAATATTTATTTAGATATTGTTAGTGTTGGAGCGACAATTAATATTATGCTAGCTGCAACACGTGCAGAAGGGCAGACACTCATTGAAAATGCAGCTAAGGAGCCAGAAGTTGTAGATGTTGCGAACTTTTTAAACAGTATGGGCGCAAAAATTACTGGTGCAGGTACAAGTACGATTAAAATTACAGGTGTTGCACATTTATCTGGCAGCAGACATGCTATTATACCAGACCGTATTGAAGCGGGAACGTATATGTGTATTGCAGCAGCGAGTGGCGAAGAATTATATATCGACAACATTATTCCTGAACATGTTGAGCCGCTGACGGTGAAGTTGAAGGAGTTGGGTGTTACAGTTAAGACGGGTGATGACTATATGATTGTTAAGTCATCAGCACCTTACCAAAATGTTGATATTAAAACACTTGTCTACCCGGGCTTTGCGACAGACTTACAGCAACCGATTACCCCACTCCTCTTTTTAGCGCAGGGACCAAGTTTTGTGACTGAGACAATATATCCAGAACGTTTTAAGCATGTTCCAGAGTTACAAAATATGAATGCAGCAATAACGGCTGATCAAGGGACAGCAACGATTAAACCCTCTCAGTTGACTGGTGCGGATGTATATGCCAGTGATTTACGTGCTGGTGCTTGTTTGATTATCGCAGGTCTGATTGCAGATGGTGTAACAACGATTTATAATGTTCGTCATATTTATCGAGGTTATTCGAATATTGTTAATACTTTGAAGTCACTAGGTGCTGATATTTGGACAGAATATGTAGACTAA
- the fdaB gene encoding class IIb fructose-bisphosphate aldolase FdaB, translated as MPLVSMKEMLIDAKENGYAVGQYNLNNLEFTQAILQASQEENAPVILGVSEGAGRYMGGFYTVVKMVEGLMHDYNITIPVAIHLDHGSSFEKCKEAIDAGFTSVMIDASHEPYEDNVKITKKVVEYAHERGVSVEAELGTVGGQEDDVVADGVIYADPIECQNLVKETGIDTLAPALGSVHGPYKGEPNLGFKEMEEIGLSTGLPLVLHGGTGIPTHDIKKAISLGTAKINVNTENQIASAKRVREVLAADTEVYDPRKYLGPAREAIKETVIGKIREFGTSNKADNFKG; from the coding sequence ATGCCTTTAGTTTCAATGAAAGAAATGTTAATCGATGCCAAAGAAAATGGTTATGCGGTTGGTCAATATAACTTAAACAACCTAGAATTCACACAAGCGATTTTGCAAGCATCTCAAGAAGAAAATGCACCAGTTATTTTAGGTGTTTCTGAGGGCGCTGGTCGTTATATGGGTGGTTTCTACACAGTTGTTAAAATGGTTGAAGGTCTTATGCATGACTATAATATTACGATTCCGGTTGCGATCCATTTAGACCATGGTTCAAGCTTTGAAAAATGTAAAGAAGCTATCGATGCAGGTTTTACATCTGTTATGATTGATGCTTCACATGAACCCTATGAAGATAACGTTAAAATCACGAAAAAAGTAGTAGAGTATGCACATGAACGTGGTGTATCTGTTGAAGCAGAATTAGGTACTGTTGGCGGACAAGAAGACGACGTTGTTGCTGATGGTGTGATTTATGCAGATCCAATTGAATGTCAAAACTTAGTTAAAGAAACAGGTATTGATACATTAGCGCCAGCATTAGGTTCTGTACATGGACCATATAAAGGTGAACCAAACTTAGGATTTAAAGAAATGGAAGAAATTGGTTTATCAACAGGTTTACCACTAGTATTACATGGTGGTACAGGTATTCCAACGCATGACATTAAAAAAGCAATTTCACTTGGTACTGCAAAAATCAATGTAAATACTGAAAATCAAATCGCTTCAGCAAAACGTGTACGTGAGGTATTGGCTGCTGATACTGAAGTTTACGATCCACGTAAATATTTAGGACCAGCACGTGAAGCAATTAAAGAAACAGTCATCGGTAAAATTCGTGAATTTGGTACTTCAAATAAAGCTGATAACTTTAAAGGATAA
- a CDS encoding DUF2529 family protein, with the protein MSKMLTTQLTGVFNRLDTQSLDIQMAAQSLIQAIGGEGHIFIKGYGDLKCFETYILQSEEKLESSLSLECLSSFSDLDSTDRILLFGAYYTEEMANDLAQLLKNNHDVVMITNKPKSIEIPDHLIHFVDLSTPRPLVFTEDYDKVVIPHMMALNYIYYEIYTQMVEMIRDLNL; encoded by the coding sequence GTGTCAAAAATGTTAACTACGCAATTGACTGGTGTTTTTAATCGTTTAGATACCCAATCTCTTGATATACAAATGGCTGCACAAAGTTTAATCCAAGCGATTGGTGGAGAAGGTCATATTTTTATTAAAGGTTATGGTGACTTGAAGTGTTTTGAAACTTATATATTACAAAGCGAAGAAAAATTAGAAAGCAGTCTCTCACTCGAATGTTTATCATCATTTTCAGATCTTGATTCCACAGATCGTATCCTTTTATTTGGTGCTTACTATACCGAAGAGATGGCTAACGATTTAGCACAATTACTCAAAAATAACCATGATGTTGTTATGATTACAAACAAACCAAAATCAATAGAAATCCCTGATCATCTTATTCACTTTGTAGACTTATCGACACCTCGTCCTCTTGTTTTTACAGAAGACTACGACAAGGTTGTTATTCCCCATATGATGGCTTTGAATTATATTTACTATGAAATTTATACACAAATGGTTGAAATGATTCGTGATTTAAATTTATAG
- a CDS encoding MmcQ/YjbR family DNA-binding protein codes for MVTQKQVFDFIVKTYAVTPDYPWKNHPNYAVFRHKENQKWFCLVMDITADKLGLERSKKIDVINIKVNKAFIGGLREKKGIYPAYHMNKANWITIDLEEIEKIDQIEDLIKESYELTV; via the coding sequence ATGGTAACTCAAAAGCAAGTATTTGATTTTATTGTGAAAACATATGCAGTCACACCGGACTATCCATGGAAAAATCATCCTAATTACGCAGTATTTCGGCATAAAGAAAATCAAAAGTGGTTTTGTTTAGTAATGGATATCACAGCAGATAAGTTGGGCTTAGAGCGTAGTAAGAAAATTGATGTAATCAATATTAAAGTGAACAAAGCATTTATCGGTGGATTGAGGGAGAAAAAAGGGATCTACCCGGCATATCATATGAATAAAGCGAATTGGATTACGATTGATTTGGAAGAAATTGAGAAGATTGATCAAATTGAAGATTTGATTAAAGAGAGCTATGAACTGACAGTGTAA
- the glpT gene encoding glycerol-3-phosphate transporter yields MLKFLRPPKPAEPVAEQQVDETYKKLRFQVFMGIFIGYAGYYLLRKNFSIAMPYLADEGFSTTGLGFALSAISIAYGISKFVMGTVSDRSNARIFLTLGLVLTAIVNLLMGFVPAFTSGITIMFIMLFLNGWFQGMGWPPSGRVLVHWFSVSERGSKTAIWNVAHNVGGGLMAPFALFGVYLVSMFGFGYLKGYEGVFIFPAIIAIITAIISYVLVRDTPQSVGLPPIEAYRNDYPTKEKKTFETELTTKEILFKYVLNNKWVWIIAIANIFVYFVRYGVLDWAPLYLSDVKHFDMKGSSWAYFLYEWAGIPGTLLCGWLSDKVFKGRRGPAGFIFMVGVTIAVAVYWLNPPGNPLVDNLALITIGFLIYGPVMLIGLQALDYVPKKAAGTAAGLTGLFGYLGGAVMANIIMGIVVDNMGWDAGFILLLVVSILAMVSFIFTWNKRGQEIVH; encoded by the coding sequence ATGTTAAAGTTTTTAAGACCACCAAAGCCAGCAGAACCGGTGGCAGAACAACAAGTTGATGAGACGTATAAAAAATTACGTTTTCAAGTTTTTATGGGGATTTTTATTGGCTATGCGGGGTATTACTTATTACGTAAAAACTTTTCTATTGCAATGCCATATTTAGCAGATGAAGGCTTTTCAACAACAGGTCTTGGTTTTGCATTATCAGCAATTTCTATTGCATATGGTATTAGTAAATTTGTAATGGGAACGGTGAGTGACAGAAGTAATGCACGAATATTTTTGACATTAGGATTAGTTTTAACAGCAATTGTCAATTTGTTAATGGGATTTGTGCCTGCATTTACATCAGGGATTACCATTATGTTCATTATGCTATTTCTTAATGGATGGTTTCAAGGTATGGGATGGCCACCCTCTGGTCGTGTCCTTGTCCACTGGTTTAGTGTAAGTGAGCGTGGAAGTAAAACTGCTATTTGGAATGTTGCACACAATGTTGGTGGTGGCTTAATGGCACCTTTTGCATTATTTGGTGTGTATCTTGTATCCATGTTTGGATTTGGTTATTTAAAAGGTTATGAAGGTGTGTTTATTTTTCCTGCAATAATCGCTATTATTACAGCGATTATCTCATATGTATTGGTACGTGATACACCTCAGTCTGTGGGGTTACCACCAATTGAAGCATATCGCAATGATTATCCAACTAAAGAGAAGAAAACATTTGAAACTGAATTAACAACAAAGGAAATTCTGTTCAAATATGTATTGAATAACAAATGGGTATGGATAATTGCTATTGCAAATATTTTTGTTTATTTTGTACGTTATGGTGTACTTGATTGGGCACCATTATACTTGAGCGATGTTAAACATTTTGATATGAAAGGTTCAAGTTGGGCCTATTTCTTATACGAGTGGGCAGGTATACCGGGTACACTTCTGTGTGGTTGGTTGTCTGACAAAGTTTTTAAAGGACGTAGAGGGCCAGCAGGTTTTATTTTCATGGTAGGTGTAACAATTGCTGTAGCGGTATATTGGTTAAATCCACCGGGAAATCCATTAGTTGATAACCTTGCTTTAATTACAATCGGCTTTTTAATTTATGGGCCTGTTATGTTAATTGGTCTACAAGCTTTGGATTATGTACCGAAAAAAGCAGCTGGAACAGCAGCAGGGCTGACAGGTCTATTCGGTTATCTAGGTGGTGCTGTGATGGCTAATATTATCATGGGTATTGTCGTTGATAATATGGGCTGGGATGCAGGATTTATACTTCTTCTTGTAGTAAGTATTTTAGCTATGGTAAGTTTCATCTTTACATGGAATAAACGTGGTCAAGAAATTGTGCATTAA
- a CDS encoding CTP synthase — MTKFIFVTGGVVSSLGKGITAASLGRLLKDRGLKVTIQKFDPYLNVDPGTMSPYQHGEVFVTDDGAETDLDLGHYERFIDINLNKYSNVTAGKVYSHVLQKERRGDYLGGTVQVIPHITNEIKSRLLLAGESTNADVVITEIGGTTGDIESLPFIEAIRQIRSDLGRENVMYVHCTLLPYIKAAGEMKTKPTQHSVKELRGLGIQPDLIVVRTEYEMTQDLKDKIALFCDINKKSVIECRDAESLYEIPLQLSRQNMDDIVIERLGLEVERDTQLDEWKHLLSVVNNLEGKVTIALVGKYVALQDAYLSVAEALKHAGYQFMKDIEIRWIDSSEVTDENAATYLSDVDGILVPGGFGFRASEGKISAIKYARENKVPFFGICLGMQLATVEYARHVVGLADAHSAELDPNTPYPVIDLLPEQKDIEDLGGTLRLGLYPCEIKPGTLAEQIYGETKIEERHRHRYEFNNEYREKLEAAGMIFSGTSPDGRLVEMVELAEHPFFIACQFHPEFLSRPNRPQHIFKHFIGAAVAQQNK, encoded by the coding sequence ATGACTAAATTTATATTTGTGACGGGTGGCGTTGTATCTTCGCTTGGCAAAGGTATTACAGCAGCATCACTTGGACGTTTGTTAAAAGACCGTGGACTGAAAGTGACAATCCAAAAATTTGATCCGTATTTAAATGTTGATCCGGGAACGATGAGCCCATATCAACATGGAGAAGTCTTTGTTACAGATGATGGAGCTGAGACAGACCTAGACTTAGGACATTATGAACGCTTTATTGATATTAATTTAAATAAATATTCTAATGTAACGGCTGGAAAAGTATACTCACATGTTTTACAAAAAGAACGTCGTGGGGACTACTTAGGTGGAACAGTGCAAGTTATTCCTCATATTACGAACGAAATTAAGTCACGTTTATTGCTAGCAGGAGAAAGTACAAATGCAGATGTTGTTATTACTGAAATTGGAGGAACAACGGGAGATATTGAGTCATTACCATTCATCGAAGCTATTCGTCAAATTCGTAGTGATTTAGGCAGAGAGAATGTCATGTATGTGCACTGTACGTTGTTGCCTTATATTAAAGCAGCAGGTGAGATGAAAACTAAACCGACACAGCATAGTGTTAAAGAATTACGTGGTTTAGGTATTCAACCTGATCTGATCGTTGTACGTACAGAATATGAAATGACACAAGATTTAAAAGATAAAATTGCGTTATTCTGTGATATTAATAAGAAGAGTGTTATTGAATGTCGTGATGCAGAGTCATTGTACGAAATTCCATTGCAGTTAAGTCGTCAAAACATGGATGATATTGTGATTGAGCGATTGGGATTAGAAGTAGAGCGTGACACACAACTAGATGAATGGAAGCATTTACTAAGTGTTGTTAATAACTTAGAAGGCAAGGTGACAATTGCACTAGTTGGTAAATATGTTGCGTTACAAGATGCCTACTTATCGGTAGCTGAAGCTTTAAAACATGCAGGGTATCAATTTATGAAAGATATTGAGATTCGTTGGATTGATTCAAGTGAAGTTACAGATGAAAACGCAGCAACGTATCTCAGTGATGTTGATGGTATTTTAGTACCTGGTGGTTTTGGCTTCCGTGCAAGTGAAGGTAAAATCTCAGCGATTAAATATGCCCGTGAAAACAAAGTACCATTCTTTGGTATTTGCTTAGGTATGCAGTTGGCAACGGTAGAGTATGCACGTCATGTTGTTGGTTTAGCAGATGCACATTCAGCAGAGTTAGACCCTAATACGCCGTATCCAGTTATTGATTTATTACCGGAACAAAAAGATATTGAAGACCTTGGTGGGACATTGCGACTTGGTTTGTATCCTTGTGAGATTAAACCAGGTACATTAGCAGAGCAAATTTATGGTGAAACAAAGATTGAAGAACGCCATCGCCATCGTTATGAGTTCAACAATGAGTATCGTGAAAAATTAGAAGCAGCAGGTATGATTTTTTCAGGAACAAGTCCAGATGGTCGTTTAGTTGAAATGGTGGAATTAGCGGAGCATCCATTCTTTATTGCATGTCAGTTCCATCCAGAATTTTTATCACGTCCTAATCGACCACAACATATTTTCAAACATTTTATAGGAGCTGCAGTAGCACAACAAAATAAATAA
- the rpoE gene encoding DNA-directed RNA polymerase subunit delta has translation MKLQDYTQEMMDEKSFIDMAYTLLNEQNETMNLYDIIDAFKRIGHYEDVDIEDRIVQFYTDLNTDGRFLSVGDNVWGLRDWYSVDDIEEKIAPTIQKFDILDEDDEEDKNLTLLGEDEAEGDDNIPNRTDDQEELEDPEDEHVEDEIEESDLVVEDDEAYEGDDELEDDELEEEEESF, from the coding sequence ATGAAATTACAAGATTATACACAAGAAATGATGGATGAAAAGTCATTTATTGATATGGCTTATACATTACTAAATGAACAAAATGAAACAATGAACTTATACGATATTATCGATGCATTTAAGCGTATCGGGCATTATGAAGATGTAGACATTGAAGACCGAATTGTTCAATTTTATACGGATTTAAATACAGACGGTCGCTTTTTAAGTGTGGGTGATAATGTCTGGGGTTTACGTGATTGGTACTCTGTTGATGATATTGAAGAAAAGATTGCACCAACAATTCAAAAGTTTGATATTTTAGATGAAGATGATGAGGAAGATAAAAATTTAACATTACTCGGTGAAGATGAAGCTGAAGGTGACGATAATATTCCAAATCGTACAGATGATCAAGAAGAATTAGAAGATCCAGAAGATGAACATGTTGAAGATGAAATAGAAGAATCGGATCTTGTTGTTGAAGACGATGAGGCATATGAAGGTGACGATGAGTTAGAAGATGATGAACTCGAAGAAGAGGAAGAATCATTTTAA
- a CDS encoding GNAT family N-acetyltransferase: MTKIKRFDDMTIQIYEPQYREALSRFQLSERQRIYSSLPLEVLDDAIEDVDRVANVVLNENREVIGFFVLHQYYQHEGYETPSEVVYVRSLSVNEHYQGYGYGTKIMMNLPQYVQSIFPDFNHLYLVVDAENEAAWNVYERAGFMHAATKELGPIGKERLYYLDLDAKYVSSLKLQYSSCSQEGSINIVNLMLNHTKVGFIALEQFDKRLIIRSVHVYDDYQSAGIAQNALRQLATYVRKHFKNVTVIEVTLFGPHHQLKPLFEKSNFVETITTEDYHAFEKYINY; this comes from the coding sequence ATGACTAAAATTAAACGCTTTGATGATATGACGATACAGATATATGAGCCACAATATCGTGAAGCGCTCTCCCGCTTTCAATTAAGTGAACGTCAACGTATCTATTCATCGCTACCATTAGAAGTATTAGATGATGCAATAGAAGACGTAGATCGTGTAGCCAATGTTGTGTTGAATGAAAATCGAGAAGTGATTGGATTTTTTGTGTTGCATCAATATTATCAACATGAAGGGTATGAGACACCAAGCGAAGTTGTATATGTCCGTTCATTATCAGTTAATGAGCATTATCAAGGATATGGTTACGGCACAAAAATTATGATGAATCTCCCTCAATATGTTCAAAGTATTTTTCCGGATTTTAATCATCTTTATTTAGTTGTAGACGCTGAAAATGAAGCGGCGTGGAACGTATACGAACGTGCTGGTTTTATGCATGCAGCAACGAAAGAATTAGGACCTATTGGTAAAGAGAGACTTTATTATTTAGATTTAGATGCCAAATATGTATCGTCGTTAAAGCTGCAATATAGCTCGTGTTCTCAGGAGGGTTCAATTAATATTGTAAATTTAATGTTAAATCATACGAAAGTAGGGTTTATCGCATTAGAGCAATTTGATAAACGTTTAATTATTCGTTCAGTTCATGTGTATGATGATTATCAATCAGCAGGTATTGCACAGAATGCATTGAGACAACTTGCTACGTATGTTCGCAAGCATTTTAAAAATGTTACAGTAATCGAAGTAACATTATTCGGACCACATCATCAATTGAAACCGTTGTTTGAAAAAAGCAATTTTGTTGAAACGATAACAACAGAAGATTATCATGCATTTGAGAAGTACATTAACTATTGA
- the coaW gene encoding type II pantothenate kinase produces MRIGIDAGGTLIKVVIEDNNTRTYQTYLSTQLEEVAAWLNTQPCEKFHITGGKAKILNDLLNCEAQMSIEFDAANKGTQILLKEQGIHLDRYIFTNVGTGTSIHLSEHDGQKRVGGIGTGGGMIRGLGYLLTQISDYETLTNLAQKGNRDIIDLKVKHIYKNDTPPISGELTAANFGHVLHNLDQTFTDADKLASVIGAVGESVTTVSIHVAREHHAEDVVYIGSSFHNNPLLQKVVTDYTILRGFKPHYLDNGAFSGALGTLYL; encoded by the coding sequence ATGCGAATTGGTATTGACGCTGGTGGGACACTGATTAAAGTTGTTATAGAAGATAATAATACCCGCACGTATCAAACTTATTTATCTACACAGCTTGAGGAAGTAGCCGCATGGCTTAACACTCAACCATGCGAAAAGTTTCACATTACAGGTGGTAAAGCTAAAATACTCAACGACTTACTAAATTGTGAAGCACAGATGTCTATTGAGTTTGATGCTGCAAACAAAGGCACTCAAATTTTACTTAAAGAACAAGGTATTCATTTAGATCGTTATATATTTACAAATGTAGGAACAGGTACATCTATTCATTTATCTGAACACGATGGTCAAAAACGCGTGGGGGGAATAGGTACAGGTGGCGGTATGATACGTGGCCTTGGTTACTTATTAACACAGATTAGTGACTATGAAACTTTGACAAACTTGGCCCAAAAAGGAAACCGTGACATTATTGATTTAAAAGTCAAACACATCTACAAAAACGATACGCCTCCTATTTCAGGTGAATTAACAGCCGCAAACTTTGGTCATGTTTTACACAACTTAGATCAAACATTTACAGATGCAGATAAGTTAGCTTCGGTAATCGGTGCTGTCGGTGAAAGTGTTACAACAGTGTCTATTCATGTTGCACGTGAACACCATGCAGAAGATGTTGTATATATCGGTTCATCTTTCCACAATAATCCTTTACTCCAAAAAGTTGTAACGGATTATACTATTTTACGTGGATTCAAACCGCATTATTTAGACAATGGTGCTTTTTCTGGTGCTCTTGGTACGCTTTATTTATAA
- a CDS encoding DUF2750 domain-containing protein, with product MSYKSERFYKDILTNEQFFIAVKDKKIIKHTYNGRQYFCFWTRKSLAEEYLQTLDIAYDKIKTMDIDRFATYELDEMFDQEDEALVNITKKAAGHEIKIVEAVNDIMTDLDNIRIREFVQDVAKTDTVYGLTQKNMNQFAVVYDENDNFEQSHFMPVWSLNKRAEAVAQEDFESFELIDVEGEVFAEWLDELRDDNRYVAIDVKPGVVGTIVSAQKLANALTF from the coding sequence ATGTCTTACAAGAGTGAGCGTTTTTATAAAGATATATTAACGAACGAACAGTTTTTTATTGCAGTCAAAGATAAAAAGATTATTAAGCATACTTATAATGGTCGTCAATATTTTTGTTTTTGGACACGTAAGTCGTTAGCTGAAGAATATTTGCAAACTTTAGATATTGCATATGATAAAATTAAAACAATGGATATTGATCGTTTTGCAACATACGAGCTAGACGAAATGTTTGATCAAGAAGATGAGGCACTTGTTAACATAACGAAAAAAGCTGCCGGTCATGAAATTAAAATTGTGGAGGCTGTCAATGATATTATGACAGACTTAGACAACATTCGTATTCGTGAGTTTGTCCAAGATGTTGCTAAAACAGATACAGTATATGGTTTAACCCAAAAAAATATGAATCAATTTGCTGTTGTTTACGATGAAAACGATAACTTTGAACAATCACACTTTATGCCAGTTTGGAGTTTAAATAAACGTGCAGAAGCAGTGGCGCAAGAAGATTTTGAATCATTCGAACTCATTGATGTTGAAGGTGAAGTTTTTGCAGAATGGCTTGATGAATTACGTGATGACAATCGTTATGTTGCAATTGATGTTAAGCCAGGCGTTGTTGGAACAATCGTTTCTGCACAAAAATTAGCTAATGCGTTGACGTTCTAA
- a CDS encoding ATP-grasp domain-containing protein, translating to MTDVKNKYPDLTMGTLYEKDVVYSSRPSYVSNPWLEPDEHQSNFLSARELLIADMPVIVHEASVTQKLEKLFQLIGREVPNHVYRFRDQQTYETLLQHLTAEEGRKIYFQYVHGEDIVAPEHYAMDKQIFIDLNNKARIPEWTGGKYLPKREIVSFDDFESTVRRWSLPLVIKPGDELPTAGGYGVMICYTQEDLEQAIGRVKKAREATETLIIEQCIDAVENYCVQFAKHPDKGIVYLGAAKQLTNAYGFYNGNTNVQDVPQQVIEAGYELMQKGVDKGFIGIAGFDLLVDAQDDVYAIDLNYRQNGSTSMLLLEPVLSGKYHKFYSYFANGDNTRFYNAIVEFVKQGVLYPLSYYDGEWYTDRHVNSRFGCVWHVESEEALTQYEQAFLVKAGIEEK from the coding sequence ATGACAGATGTGAAAAATAAGTATCCAGACCTCACAATGGGGACGTTATATGAGAAAGATGTTGTTTATTCATCAAGACCCTCTTATGTATCTAATCCGTGGTTAGAACCAGACGAACATCAATCTAACTTTTTATCAGCAAGAGAGCTATTAATTGCCGATATGCCGGTCATTGTACATGAAGCGAGTGTAACGCAAAAGCTCGAAAAATTATTTCAACTGATTGGACGCGAGGTTCCTAATCATGTGTACCGCTTCCGAGATCAACAAACGTATGAAACATTATTACAACACTTGACAGCTGAAGAAGGGCGTAAAATTTATTTTCAATATGTACATGGTGAGGATATTGTTGCACCCGAACATTATGCGATGGATAAACAAATCTTTATTGATTTAAACAATAAAGCACGTATCCCGGAATGGACAGGAGGTAAGTACTTACCCAAACGAGAAATTGTATCTTTTGATGATTTTGAAAGTACAGTGCGTCGTTGGTCATTACCGCTCGTTATCAAGCCTGGTGATGAATTACCGACAGCTGGTGGTTATGGTGTTATGATTTGTTACACACAAGAGGATTTAGAGCAAGCGATTGGACGTGTGAAAAAAGCACGAGAAGCGACAGAGACACTAATTATCGAACAGTGTATTGATGCAGTCGAAAATTATTGTGTTCAATTTGCGAAACATCCAGATAAAGGGATTGTTTATCTTGGTGCAGCTAAGCAATTAACGAATGCGTATGGTTTCTATAATGGCAATACAAATGTACAAGATGTACCGCAACAAGTCATTGAAGCAGGATATGAATTGATGCAAAAAGGTGTTGACAAAGGATTTATAGGTATTGCAGGTTTTGATTTGTTAGTAGATGCACAAGACGATGTCTATGCCATTGATTTGAATTACAGACAAAATGGTTCAACCAGTATGTTGTTACTTGAACCTGTATTAAGTGGAAAATATCATAAATTTTATAGTTATTTTGCAAATGGAGATAATACACGTTTTTATAATGCTATTGTAGAATTTGTAAAACAAGGTGTACTATATCCGTTATCTTATTATGATGGAGAGTGGTATACAGATAGACATGTCAACTCTAGGTTTGGTTGTGTATGGCATGTTGAATCTGAAGAAGCGTTAACACAATATGAACAAGCATTTTTAGTAAAAGCAGGTATTGAAGAAAAGTAG